A genome region from Vulpes lagopus strain Blue_001 chromosome 7, ASM1834538v1, whole genome shotgun sequence includes the following:
- the C7H5orf63 gene encoding glutaredoxin-like protein C5orf63 homolog isoform X1, whose product MLWFQGNSMQLAKYSFQLLSRNLSSKTLLPVLTLFTKDPCPLCDEAKETLEPYKNRFILQEVDITLPENSAWYERYKFDIPVFHLNGQFLMMHRADISKLEKQLQKLEQQGTGGWRAPS is encoded by the exons ATGCTCTGGTTTCAAGGAAATAGCATGCAACTTGCCAAATACTCCTTTCAACTCCTCTCGAGAAATCTCTCTTCTAAGACCCTTCTGCCTGTGCTGACCTTATTTACAAAG GATCCATGCCCCCTTTGTGATGAAGCCAAGGAAACACTGGAGCCTTATAAAAACAGG tttattttacaGGAGGTGGACATCACACTTCCAGAAAACTCTGCCTGGTATGAAAGGTATAAATTTGACATCCCTGTTTTCCATTTGAATGGCCAATTTCTGATGATGCATCGAGCAGACATCTCAAAACTTGAAAAGCAGCTCCAGAAACTTGAGCAGCAAGGTACTGGAGGCTGGAGGGCGCCTTCATGA
- the C7H5orf63 gene encoding glutaredoxin-like protein C5orf63 homolog isoform X2 produces the protein MLWFQGNSMQLAKYSFQLLSRNLSSKTLLPVLTLFTKDPCPLCDEAKETLEPYKNREVDITLPENSAWYERYKFDIPVFHLNGQFLMMHRADISKLEKQLQKLEQQGTGGWRAPS, from the exons ATGCTCTGGTTTCAAGGAAATAGCATGCAACTTGCCAAATACTCCTTTCAACTCCTCTCGAGAAATCTCTCTTCTAAGACCCTTCTGCCTGTGCTGACCTTATTTACAAAG GATCCATGCCCCCTTTGTGATGAAGCCAAGGAAACACTGGAGCCTTATAAAAACAGG GAGGTGGACATCACACTTCCAGAAAACTCTGCCTGGTATGAAAGGTATAAATTTGACATCCCTGTTTTCCATTTGAATGGCCAATTTCTGATGATGCATCGAGCAGACATCTCAAAACTTGAAAAGCAGCTCCAGAAACTTGAGCAGCAAGGTACTGGAGGCTGGAGGGCGCCTTCATGA